A single genomic interval of Seriola aureovittata isolate HTS-2021-v1 ecotype China chromosome 10, ASM2101889v1, whole genome shotgun sequence harbors:
- the si:ch211-127m7.2 gene encoding uncharacterized protein si:ch211-127m7.2, with product MSDRHRALPSWMAKKEEVKKKEPLKSRRRRKVARAAFYCMNEKELVEAAVSYLTNGACEDVALPTDQKVEFQDKEADTTVKIREQPASSKTKAKPVTEEDSSDCSDAQDATYVSETDLDITEVETVPYTESQRHQGPEGQRSGSVQNHSGLKNIELVVEKRGECLQPPADTGDDDALRLVREIFFT from the exons ATGTCAGACAGACACCGGGCGCTGCCGTCATGGATGGCGAAGAAggaggaagtgaaaaaaaaggagccgctgaagagcaggaggagacggAAAGTTGCGAG AGCTGCTTTCTACTGTATGAACGAGAAGGAGCTGGTAGAAGCTGCTGTGTCGTATCTTACCAACGGTGCCTGCGAGGATGTGGCTCTTCCCACGGACCAAAAG GTTGAGTTTCAGGACAAGGAAGCAGACACCACTGTGAAGATAAGGGAGCAACCTGcatcttcaaaaacaaaagcaaagccaGTGACAGAAGAGGACTCCTCAGACTGTAGTGATGCCCAGGACGCGACATATGTTTCAGAAACAGACTTGGACATTACTGAGGTGGAAACAGTGCCATACACCGAGAGCCAGCGGCATCAGGGACCTGAGGGTCAGAGGTCGGGATCAGTTCAGAATCACAGTGGTCTCAAAAACATTGAACTGGTGgttgagaaaagaggagagtgCCTACAGCCACCAGCAGATACAGGGGATGATGATGCCTTACGGCTTGTGCGAGAAATCTTTTTCACCTGA
- the LOC130176400 gene encoding cell surface glycoprotein 1-like, which produces MGNRFSRRRDTPAGSGETAATEQKAAEEPAAPHPAEESGITPTQEAVETENLDVVVGEPVTPVACLPSEECVSECKEVEAPAVSATLNDAEPEPVAKETPAPSQPELLVSVSEPSPPESEPVAEPKLVAEAQLAPEPVPEAVPEPEPTSNPEAEAEAEAVPEPISEAEPVLTEALEQHADMLTQESLPEPELSSPPLIDLGVPDVNPQPVNTSPSPAPISDPDNANEPSDIPVTEECEGSAEAAESSTFEPEKPEETTESLEKPMEVEAAENLEQLVSDVNEESISGLLQNLELKGNDLVADLIPSDVKIPDDTPITDISTSTELM; this is translated from the coding sequence ATGGGAAACAGGTTCAGCAGAAGGCGAGACACACCAGCCGGCAGTGGTGAAACTGCTGCCACTGAACAGAAGGCTGCAGAGGAGCCAGCAGCTCCTCACCCAGCAGAAGAGTCTGGGATAACACCGACCCAGGAGGCTGTTGAGACAGAGAATCTAGATGTGGTGGTGGGTGAGCCAGTGACACCAGTGGCCTGTTTACCCTCCGAAGAATGTGTATCAGAGTGTAAAGAGGTAGAGGCCCCTGCTGTCTCAGCCACACTAAATGATGCTGAACCAGAGCCCGTGGCAAAGGAAACCCCAGCTCCATCCCAACCTGAGCTTCTGGTATCAGTCAGTGAACCATCACCTCCAGAATCGGAACCTGTTGCAGAACCAAAACTAGTTGCTGAAGCTCAGCTCGCCCCAGAACCAGTCCCAGAAGCTGTTCCTGAACCAGAGCCTACCTCAAATCCAGAGGCGGAAGCTGAGGCTGAAGCTGTACCTGAACCCATCTCAGAGGCAGAACCAGTCCTAACTGAGGCTCTGGAGCAGCATGCAGACATGCTTACCCAAGAGTCTCTCCCTGAGCCAGAGCTTTCTTCACCCCCTTTAATCGACCTGGGTGTCCCTGATGTCAATCCTCAACCTGTTAACACTTCTCCCTCCCCAGCTCCCATCTCTGACCCAGACAATGCAAACGAGCCCTCAGACATCCCAGTGACTGAGGAATGTGAAGGCAGCGCTGAGGCTGCTGAGAGTTCCACGTTTGAGCCGGAAAAGCCTGAGGAAACAACAGAATCTCTGGAAAAACCGATGGAGGTGGAGGCTGCAGAGAATTTGGAGCAGCTTGTAAGTGATGTCAATGAGGAAAGCATTAGCGGACTTCTACAGAACTTAGAGCTGAAAGGAAATGACCTTGTTGCTGACCTCATTCCCAGTGATGTCAAGATCCCTGATGACACTCCAATCACAGACATAAGCACGTCTACTGAGCTGATGTGA